The Stomoxys calcitrans chromosome 3, idStoCalc2.1, whole genome shotgun sequence genome includes a region encoding these proteins:
- the LOC131996034 gene encoding ctenidin-1-like codes for MAVSAGKYGGGPGGASLGGLGGGAGVANAQATSSAVASGGGHGGGVGTAQASASATAQAVGGGGGIGGGLGGGKAWRSSNKQKNLTRTVATEFALELATALPPPFPLLWATADEDAEACSSTTSTTTSSSSLNSGN; via the exons ATGGCCGTTAGTGCCGGAAAATATGGAGGTGGTCCTGGTGGAGCCAGTCTTGGTGGACTTGGCGGTGGAGCAGGAGTTGCCAATGCCCAAGCCACATCTTCGGCTGTGGCTAGTGGTGGTGGTCACGGTGGTGGTGTTGGAACCGCTCAAGCTTCCGCTTCTGCTACAGCTCAAGCtgtaggtggtggtggtggtatcgGTGGTGGCCTTGGCGGTGGCAAAG CTTGGAGAAGtagtaacaaacaaaaaaacttaacCCGAACAGTGGCTACAGAATTTGCCTTAGAATTGGCAACGGCCCTTCCACCTCCATTTCCTTTGCTTTGGGCAACAGCAGACGAGGATGCTGAAGCTTGTAGCAGCACCACCTCCACGACCACCAGCTCCTCCAGCCTTAACAGTGGCAACTGA